Within Coffea arabica cultivar ET-39 chromosome 4e, Coffea Arabica ET-39 HiFi, whole genome shotgun sequence, the genomic segment caagaagaaatgaacaTCCTTATTAATAGTTCGGGAATTATTCCCTTGTTTTTGGGTGAATGGACTACAAAGTTTTGGCGGCTAATGATATGCCTCTTGGTTGCTGTTGAGTCTGAGGTGCATTACATATTGGGTATTGGATTTATGCCTTGGCGCAGTTTGTGAGGATAGCCAGACACATGTTTGGAGTATTGTTGCAGTTGGGCTGCTGTGCATAAGTGAAAGGGTGTTGAATACAATAAAAGATGCTGAGCAAATTAGCTGTGATGAGAAGGATTAGTAGATTGAATGGCAGTTTAAAGTTTGGGGGTATTTTATGTAGGATTATGCAAACGAACTTGAATGCATCTTGCATTAGTTAATCGAGAGAAATATCATTCAAAAGTGTAATAACCTTATCAAACACAAATTACAAGGTGTGGCCCCAACCAACCAAGAAGTAACTTTTAATTCTACCCTTCTATATTATGAACTTCAGATTTCTTTTTCATCAATATCATGTTATACAATTGTCTCCACTTGAGACGATTGGATAAAACTACACACGTCTAGCTCAATCCTGGGCGGTAACTGCATTTAGCCATGTCCTGGTTTCTTCACAACTTAATTTTAAGCCATAAATTGTGGTGTGGTGCCTCTTTAAATACAGATGTATAGAAAGCCACGTTAGAGATGACATATGTATTTACTTCAGAGGGGAACAAACTGATAGTTTGTTGATATTGTCTTTAGGACACCATCTACCTGCTTTGCAAGTCGTGGttagaacaagaaaaaacaAGAGTAAAAGAGAGGCAAATCTCCACTTGTATAAGAACAAAAACACAGGGTAGTTTGGCCACCAAACAAATGAAGTAAACTTTTGGAAATAACATCACAACTTATATTGAAAGATACCATGAACTGTTAAGAAAAAGCTTTTATAAGATGCCTCTGTGAGGAGATTTTTGGAGATGCTAATCACTGAGGCTCAACAAGGACTCcacctcttctttttctttgagTAGAAAGGCTCACTCTAATTCGGTATTTACTGCAAATTCAGAGACCTGAGTAAATATGAGAGATTAATCCTGTGGCAACATGCATACAAGGATACTTTTTTCGGTCATTTTCTTTAGATGGTTACTTCATGTCTTCTCCAATGCAGTCAATTTAATCCAGTCAACTGGCGAGTTTGAACTGTACCTCTAAGCCAACAAGCTTGCAGGGATTTTTCGTTCTTTAACAATTAGTCATCTTTTCTGattatcattttcaaaatttttgggatAACCAAAACTTTCATGCAAACTGTAGATAAaaaaggaagatgaaagagTGCATTACAAAACTTTCATCCTAAACTGTAGATAAAAAGGGATCGATAATGTCGCCATCGGGAGCTACCCAGAAACAAAattgccttgtttggattgcttgttttcgTCGAAAAATATTGccgtttttcgtgatcacatttccctatcacttttttctttcacatatatcaaatcgctacagtaatttttttatgaaaaatggCGGAAAATGCATTCCAAACACAACCAAACTTTATCATCTGGATAATGTAATGATAGATCAATTGGGCGAAATGGTACTATGCTTTTCTTTTTAAGATCATAGATGCCTGTGTCATGACGGCCATAGGGACATTTTTGGGAGTGAATCTTTTCAACGTAGTCATCAGCGAAGTAGATAGAATTGGGCATCAGATGACGATTTCTCTTGGTAGACAAAACAAAGGAGTGATTCCATCCCAAAAAAAGCACGCGATCCTCAAGACTTTCGAAGAGTTTCAAACTTTTACTAGCAAAATCAAACTTATAAACATCAAATCTTAGGGTCTTTTAGGGGAAGATATCGTCAGGATCTTCATCGATGAATTGATGGTGCCATCCTGACAGATATGTTCAGCATAATGCTTGATAACCAATAGAAGATCCCCCGATGGCTCATCCAGTACCAAGTATCATCTATTCTTGCATTGATCCCTCGAGTACTTTTTCTCGTGGCCTGAATGTGGGATAAATCCAGTTATATGCCAAAGTCCATTTCTTGAGTTGATTAAAGTGATTATCAGGGAAGTCCCAAGCTTCAATAATGCCCTCTTCAAGACCAAATGTATAAAATGTCTTGTGCCTATCAGAATAGACCAGCTGATCAGAAACAGGGGTTGGAATCCTCCTAGATTGTCCACTTGTGGTCTTGAGCAGGTCTCAGAAGGCAAGTTTGGTGGCTTCAGGAGGACCCTGAACTGCCATTACTATGCAGTTTTCAATATCCTCCTTAGGGTCTGATGATGAGAACACCAAATTTCTGACAATTTACTGACTCAAAACATCAGGAGTGCGGTATTCCCAAGAATCATTGGGGCCATTCAGAACAACAGTTGCTACCACTCTTTCTGTCTAATTATTCCGAAAACGGGTCCATTCGTTCATGCGGCTAAACCAAGGAGGTAATTCTATCGAAGGTAGTTCAATGTCCTTCGACTTCCATGCCTGTAAAGATACAAGGAGCAATCACGAGGGCTTATAAGGCCAAACCACCCGCGGTTGGAAGGAGTATGTCTTGCGGAGAATATGggttgaaaagaaaaaactggATTCTACGAATTCAACACCGTAGAAACCATTACAGTTGGTTTCAGGAAATATTGGACTCGATGGATAAGAATCACGgcttgaagaagatgatgagtACACATGTTAAGAAGAGGACAATCTAAACCTTCATGGAATTGTTTTGCAAAATGCAACTGTACTGATATGGTGATGAAAGCGTTCCGGTAGGAGGAGGCTGTGGGAAGATAAGATCAGTTTTCGTCCAAGAAGCCTTCGGCAGACATCCATTGCAagttttcaacttttctttatGCAGAAAATGAACAAGCTTTGTTGCCGGAAAATAAGGGATGCCTAAGTACTAGCGCACGATTGGGATCCGGGGCCTCCCAAATTCTATTTTGCTCTATTTGGGATGAATTAGTAATTTCATATtttatcatgttatttttcaactcAATTACACCATATTTAAACTTGTATTACACTATTTTGTAACCTAATTACACCAAAGGGCAAACAAATTGGGAGAAATGGAACTTAGGACAAAATAGAAAAATGGGCCAAAACCAGTATAGACCTGACATCTGATATGGTACAACAATATCCAATTTTTAGGGGTTGGTAGAACAGTTTTGGAATGATAATTGAAATTGGATTCTCAAATTCTATTATTAAACTATTATTGGCGTAATTTCGAATTTCATATATTAATAATATATGGAATATATTAGAATAAGTATTGGTGTTACACCTTCTCATTAATTTTGAATCTTCCAATTGaagtttttccaaattttcctaCAAAGGAATAACACAAAATTTTAATAGTGCACTACCTTTTTGTTATCGCTAAGCTAAGATAAGTATATAAATAAGGATAaatcttttatacactgacagtagCAGGTTTAGATGCATGCTATATTTGCAAAATTTGATATCTAAATTCAAAGTGAGATGACATGGCACGCATCTGGATCCATCAGTGTATATACTAAGACTAGaggaaatattaatatattgggTACTAATGAATGTAATTAGTTTacttgaagaaaaatttggaGTAAAATGTAGGAAGAATAACAAAAAAGGCCGAGATTTAAAAaagaaccacaaaaaaaaaaaaattgccttgattaacctttaattttgtagCAACTGTTTCAAACTATGTCCTATATCTCGCTCACATAATATCGCCTATGACTTGGGcacccattttttttatttgggagTTAGGTTTTGGGGTAAGTTATAAGTGCTGAATCTGCCTAAGTACGCCTTGAATGTTATTTACACTTGCATGACAACAGTATTGAGGTGAAGCTTAAAAATTATACAAACTTAAGGTGCAttttataaaactaaaatatgaaGTTTGAAATATAAATTCTGAAATCTTAATCTATTACGTTGGTGAATTATTTAGTACTGAAATCTTAACATTTGAATGTATTCTATATTAAATGATAAGTGAACAGTTTATCACTTATAGTTTTAAGTAAGTTTTGCTTAAACAATTTAGaactatttaattaattaagatgttcatttttaccttttttttttaattatcaaaCATATTTGAACATATTAAACTCTGAATCCATTAACTTTAAATAATGAATTGGTTTGTCAAAGAGGGCACTACATTTCATTGTCTCGGCAAATTTTACCATCATTGAGGAACTTAATCATAGGACACTTGTGATAATTTACCAACTAGATGATTCATGGGTCCGTTTATAATAGTACATGCCAACTcgttatttgtaatttttttatcACTTCGGTAAAATATGTAAGATCAAAATTGTTGAAGTTTGCCTCTCTTCAAAGCATTCCCTTTTTTCCCATGGGCTAATTTCAGACACCTCCTTTGAGATTTCTGACAACTTCACTGAGCTCCCCCTGAGAattgaaaaattacacatactttccttgtcatttaaaatgacaatactacAATTAAATATTCTTCAGTTGTTTTTTTTACGTGCATTACACAAGTTTCATTATCGATCTACAATGCTTCTaactattttggttatttcaaaTTCCATGACTGTGGCATTTTAAACCAAAAGATTCGTTTGAAAAGAATTGAGTAGCTACTTAACTTTTATTGGTGGCAAACGGGCTCCAATAAACTCAACGGAAGGTGGACATCTGTTGGATTACAAGGCTGGAAATCAAAAGGCACATACTTACTAGCATGCAACACTAAAGGAGGAGATGAGAGAAGACAGTAATTAACTACATAATGAAATGTCAAGAGGGGAATTGAAGATGTTTAAATTGACTATTCATTCTTCTCAGTGTATTCTTTAGTTCCTGACAGCAACAAATGAGTACACTTAGCCTGTAAGACACTGTGAAATGAAATTTCTGCTCTATTCATTATGATACAAAATTGTTCAAGTTGCAGATCATTGTATTATACATGTGTATGAGCTCTTTTGCTTCTAATATCTGACAAAATGGTGTATGCTTTACCTACATATATGtgaaatcagcttttatcaaaCTAAACGACATCACCTTTGTTTAAATCTTCGTTTAAAAAATTGCAGGTTCTTCATGTTTTCAAATGAACAACCATTGGCCACAGTAGCCAGCCAGACTGCATGATCTACGTCTGCAATTGCTGGAATCAACACCACAGTCATCGTCATTAAAGCATCTATGGTCTGCGCGAGAGTCAGGAATGTGGCAGGCACTCTCCACCCGTGGCTGACCCTGCCCACATTCTAGTGCAGTGGCTGGACAAACTCGCATTGACATTGCACTTGCTCGTTTTACTTGCTCTTCACTCTGCACAAAGTTTTCAAACCAACGAATAATTGCTACATGCGTctaacaaaagaaaatattaataGTTACATGCACCTTGATAATATACCTACTCAGACAAAACTTGGAACTCCAGTAATCACGTATAAGTCCCAGAATACAGAAGTCATGTAACAAAAAATGTTCCATGATGCTAACACTAAGAATATCTTTGTTGTTTATATGTAGGTACTGACATCATTTGAGGTCAGACACAAGAAATTTGCTGCCCAACCCGCCAGCAAAAGACAAAGCAGAGGCCTCAAGCCCAATCACTGAAGGGAGAAAGCTCCAACTCCATAAGTTATGTAACTTAACCCACCAGCCCTCTCCTAATACATCATTTTTTCTTCCATCACATGAGGCAATgattaaatgcatttctgccTTCTGCTCCCGCAATTATTGCTGATTATCCTTTTGCCAGTacgcaagaaacattttaaattgCTCAGTGTGCATATTTGTGTGCTATCTATCTGTCTACCTGTCTatattttgtgtgtgtgtgtttttatgTATATTCTCATCTTGCAGCCAGTGtctcattttcccttttttttttttcacaaaaatgcCCAAGTATCATTGTGCTCTGTCCTCTGCCATCTCACAAATCAACAAGCCAACTACACTATTCCATTTCTCTGGCAGCTTTCAGCTATCATCCTTGGAGAACCactcaaggaaaaatgaaaacatttcTACATCAATCATATTGTCAAAATACAAACCTTACAAATTGCAATAAGCAGTCTAACATTTTGACAAAGGGAATATTTGACTTTGGAAGGAAGAAAAGATGTAAAGAAAGATCCGGCCAATTAGATCTGGCACAAGGGGAACAAGAAGTGTACGAGGAGGGAGAGAAGAAGAGTCTTTGGGGGAGACTTATCTGAAACTGGTTGTCCTGACAACTTTTTCATTTCTGTTTTGGTGGAATGAGGGAGTAATTGATGGGTAGGGACCATGGGCTAGTGTGAGTTTGCTGCTGATTTGACATTTAGGAGCAGGTGGGATGTGCAGGGGAAAGTCAACAGTTCTGTCTTTTGGCAGATGATTGAGCCCAGTAAATCAAAGGGAGAACTGTCCTCTCCTCTCACATTATAAATTGTAAAATAAGAGCACAAGACGCAAATTGTGAAGCGCATAATATGAGCTACCAATGGAGTGAATGAACCTTATTAAGTAGTCATGGTATTTGTTTTGGAAAAATCCAAGAATAATGTCCCTCAACACTATTAATCCTACAATCAACTATGTTTTTgaatgaattcaaatttcaacaGGACAGAGAGAACCAGAATCTTTGAGATGCAGCTGCAAACCAGAATCTGCAAGATTTTgcttttatatttctttttccaATGAAAAAGCAGACAAAATAGAAcactaaccaaaaaaaaaattatgatgaTAGGCATAACAATTGTAATTACAATTAATGAAACAGCACACTCGGACATAAATTTCATTATGTTCCAAAACACCAGAACACAGAAGGAATGGTAAAAAGTAGCAAAGTATACAATAGAAAACAATACAAACCAGTGAGATCAGATAGCAGAAAGAAATCATTGAAGTATAGAGAGTGGAACTAGCACCTTAACATATGTCCAGTTACTTGGAATATAAGTCTCAGGAAGCTTCTCACGCCAAGAGCTTAAAACTGGCAGAGGATGACCTTCAGTAGTGAAGATGTAATTACGGTCGCCCAAAAATGAATCATCATAAAGAAGATATAAATACTTGCAcctataaattaaaaaaaaaaaaagaaatgaaaaaaaaaaattgaagaacatggTTCATGTCTATGGCCAGAATACATTAACCAAAGGTACAGTGTGAACAATATGAATTATAATCAAATGCAGCAGAGAGCTTACAAACTATTGTGCTTTCAAAATTCAAAGTACTCACGTTTCAGAAAGAAAAAAGCTATGTTGATGATCTTCTAATTCCATACTCGTCACATCTCTAATACTTGCAAAACCACCTTCAACTCTAGTGTATAGATTAAGAGAATCTACAATCAATTCACCCACTTCCATATACCAAGGATCTGTAGATATGAATATCAGCATATTCACTATCATAAGTAACAAATGATATAATACTAACTGCAACTGAATTTGAGGAAAGTTGCAGACCTTTGGTTGCTTGATATAAGTAAAATGTGGATTCCGCAAACTCGGGGCGCAAAGGATAGTATTTTTCTGTGGGGTGCAACATCATATGATCCAAAAGATATCTGGATTGTAATACATCCATACTATGTCAGTGGTATCTACCTGACAATCTTATGTGCTAGCCAGCATACGTGTAAAGAAGATGTCCCAATAAAATGAATCATGGAAAGAGTAAAATGTTCTACCTCTCTGGCAGTACCCCATATTTCTTCCAGACATAATAGAACTCTCGGTGTGACAAGTTAGCTGCTGGAATGTCCCCAACAAGCACCTGACTCcaacagaaaataaaaaattactaCACGATTCAAAAAGACACTCAACAATGTTGTTTGCAGTTACCTGGAGACCCGGCCAAAATGCTTGCAGGCTTGTAAGCTGCCAATAGGTTGATTTTCCTGTTCTCATATCAGCTTCATGATACCTATTATCAGTTCATTCTTGGTCAACTTCCCAAAATGGTAGTTTTGATCAATTTGGCGGTCAAAAGAAAAACTGAGCATAGAATAGCCCAACAATGAGAGGTTGAATAATTAGAACAAACAAAAGAGCCATTAAATACAAAAGAATTTTCttgtttaaaaagaaaatgaaaatgaaaaaaagacaCAAGAAAAAAGTTAACTAGCATCCAAAAACAGCGATTAAATAAAATGGAGAAAGGACAAACCATGGGCCATGTCTAAAATATCTCTGTACAGCAATGTAAGCAGACTGAAACATCCTCCAAAACTCATCCCTCCCAAAAAGAATGTGAGCTTTAAGAAGGTACTCATAGAATGAGTCAACCCCTAGAAGTATCACGATAGAAACAGAAGCAGGGGCAAGAAAAAAAGTGATATGAGATATGCAGAAGAAACTGAAAGTGATCTAGACATTAAATAGACTTTGATTACTTTGACTAACAGATGTTACTAAATTGACCATAGCAGTCTTATGAACAATTTATGCAAGCTAGCAACCAAAATAAAACACATACCAGCTCCAATTCCAGATGAGTGTTCTATCCATTCTCCAGTCACCACATCCAGGGTAGTTCCAAGAAGATTTAACGAACTCCGCATGCTCCACAACTTACGAAGAGCATGCAAAGCAGCGGACTCAAATCTTGGATCACCAGTTAAACGTGACAATGCTCCCATTTCAAGGATCAAAGACCCTAAAATATGACAAGGATAAAAACCAATTTCAGGACAAAGAACTCCAACAACAACGGTAAAAGGCATGCTGGACATGGGCGACAATATAAAacagggggagagagagagagtacttACCACAGCCAGATGTGCTCGTTTCAGTAGTCTCATTCTCCATTACTCCATACTGTCCACAGAATAATGTAATGATGTGGTTTTACAAATCCATCTTTCACACTGACATAATTACAAACAGGAACATACACGAATCTAAACTCGAGATTTGCATGCATATATCTTTGCATCTGTGCTATGTGTATGCAAACACAAAATATGTATGTAATATAGAGCTCTAAATATCTTGAATTATATCCAACTGTCTGGCAAAAGAGATCTTTATTATAGACaattatattaataataaaACATATCATAATGAATAACTTGAATCCTATTCTGTTTTTGCTCCAAAAACACCCCATACAGCTTAGTTTGGATTTTGATAACTTCACAGTTACAGCATTTAGTAAATAATGCCCTGTGTTCCAAATGGAGAGGTCACGAAACTCGAGAGCATGAAACTCGGAGAGGTCAACCCAAATAAGATTGTAAGACAGTTGCTCAATAATTTTCAATGGGTTGGCACCATTAATATCATGTGATGCTAGATACTAACATTTTAACTATCCCACGAAGAGTATCTCGCTCTTTGCTTGCAGTAGCTTGATGCAATGGTTGAGCCATTTTGTTGAACTTTTAAGCaaaaaacaagataatttcCATTACCCAAGGCTGGTTTGCAGCCAAAATACTTTTGAAGTTGATCAGTGCAACACATTTTCTTCCCTTCCCATGCCCACCACACTTTCCTCGCCCAAAAAGCCAACATTTATTAGCACCCTAAACATAGTCTAATTTCTTTACATGGGCTTGCTAACACTGCAAAATTCAAACCCTTTAGCagtagaaaattaaaaatctaAGCCCTGAAGATTTGGGAACAGAAGGTTGAAAACCTAAGCCCTCAAGCTAAAACAACTTGTACTATACAATCAAACATGCCtcaactcctttttttttgtatttaaaacTAAAGACACAGGCCAGATAACAGGAGGTGACAAAGATTTTTAGACCTAaattcagcccaaaggtatGGACAAATGCTTCAATATTATGCAGATTATTTTCCGTTAGTTAACAAAAGAAGTGAGCAACTAAGGAATACTTGATGCAGAGTGGTAGGAAATACCTTTAAATTAATCCAAGCATATGGCAATCCAGTTGGAGTATCA encodes:
- the LOC113740578 gene encoding alpha-mannosidase I MNS5-like isoform X2 encodes the protein MTYAFPHDELKPLTKTFTDSLSELGNLKLEYLPEQYKGSALSLIESLSSLVVLGNQTEFEKGVFWLSENLTFDVDARINLFECNIRVLGGLVSAHILATDSTKNRLVQGTYKNQLLDLAENLGRRFLPAFDTPTGLPYAWINLKYGVMENETTETSTSGCGSLILEMGALSRLTGDPRFESAALHALRKLWSMRSSLNLLGTTLDVVTGEWIEHSSGIGAGVDSFYEYLLKAHILFGRDEFWRMFQSAYIAVQRYFRHGPWYHEADMRTGKSTYWQLTSLQAFWPGLQVLVGDIPAANLSHREFYYVWKKYGVLPERYLLDHMMLHPTEKYYPLRPEFAESTFYLYQATKDPWYMEVGELIVDSLNLYTRVEGGFASIRDVTSMELEDHQHSFFLSETCKYLYLLYDDSFLGDRNYIFTTEGHPLPVLSSWREKLPETYIPSNWTYVKSEEQVKRASAMSMRVCPATALECGQGQPRVESACHIPDSRADHRCFNDDDCGVDSSNCRRRSCSLAGYCGQWLFI
- the LOC113740578 gene encoding alpha-mannosidase I MNS5-like isoform X1, whose amino-acid sequence is MEGRKAEFLLTNQYKLMLPSKILTWVILFLLIFPSFFQISHSKLDSYSYLAAKRKRMSEKVRKMFYHAYDNYMTYAFPHDELKPLTKTFTDSLSELGNLKLEYLPEQYKGSALSLIESLSSLVVLGNQTEFEKGVFWLSENLTFDVDARINLFECNIRVLGGLVSAHILATDSTKNRLVQGTYKNQLLDLAENLGRRFLPAFDTPTGLPYAWINLKYGVMENETTETSTSGCGSLILEMGALSRLTGDPRFESAALHALRKLWSMRSSLNLLGTTLDVVTGEWIEHSSGIGAGVDSFYEYLLKAHILFGRDEFWRMFQSAYIAVQRYFRHGPWYHEADMRTGKSTYWQLTSLQAFWPGLQVLVGDIPAANLSHREFYYVWKKYGVLPERYLLDHMMLHPTEKYYPLRPEFAESTFYLYQATKDPWYMEVGELIVDSLNLYTRVEGGFASIRDVTSMELEDHQHSFFLSETCKYLYLLYDDSFLGDRNYIFTTEGHPLPVLSSWREKLPETYIPSNWTYVKSEEQVKRASAMSMRVCPATALECGQGQPRVESACHIPDSRADHRCFNDDDCGVDSSNCRRRSCSLAGYCGQWLFI
- the LOC113740578 gene encoding alpha-mannosidase I MNS5-like isoform X3: MEGRKAEFLLTNQYKLMLPSKILTWVILFLLIFPSFFQISHSKLDSYSYLAAKRKRMSEKVRKMFYHAYDNYMTYAFPHDELKPLTKTFTDSLSELGNLKLEYLPEQYKGSALSLIESLSSLVVLGNQTEFEKGVFWLSENLTFDVDARINLFECNIRVLGGLVSAHILATDSTKNRLVQGTYKNQLLDLAENLGRRFLPAFDTPTGLPYAWINLKYGVMENETTETSTSGCGSLILEMGALSRLTGDPRFESAALHALRKLWSMRSSLNLLGTTLDVVTGEWIEHSSGIGAGVDSFYEYLLKAHILFGRDEFWRMFQSAYIAVQRYFRHGPWYHEADMRTGKSTYWQLTSLQAFWPGLQVLVGDIPAANLSHREFYYVWKKYGVLPERYLLDHMMLHPTEKYYPLRPEFAESTFYLYQATKDPWYMEVGELIVDSLNLYTRVEGGFASIRDVTSMELEDHQHSFFLSETSSSASFKLLA